Proteins encoded together in one Alkalihalobacillus sp. TS-13 window:
- a CDS encoding TetR/AcrR family transcriptional regulator: MTDKLDRRKKYTRMVLKDSLMALLKKKQISSITIKELCELADINRSTFYAHYSDQYDLLDSIEEEFTEDMVATLNEYNFSKEEEAYQMTEKLFEYIAEKSDICQTLLSENSDIHFQKKGMMITKQFIFKNLMIENKLDEETFEYFTIFFVSGSIHVIKKWLENGMNKTPKEMAEILNNFINKGLSDLR; encoded by the coding sequence TTGACTGATAAATTGGATCGACGTAAAAAATATACACGGATGGTTTTGAAGGATAGTCTGATGGCATTATTGAAGAAAAAGCAGATTTCCAGTATTACGATCAAAGAACTTTGTGAGCTGGCGGACATCAACCGGTCTACATTCTATGCCCATTATTCAGATCAATACGACCTGCTTGATTCCATCGAAGAAGAGTTTACCGAGGATATGGTGGCGACGCTTAATGAATACAATTTTTCAAAAGAAGAAGAAGCCTACCAGATGACAGAAAAGCTCTTTGAGTATATTGCGGAAAAAAGCGACATATGCCAAACCCTTTTGAGTGAGAATAGCGATATCCACTTTCAGAAGAAAGGGATGATGATTACAAAGCAATTCATATTCAAAAACCTGATGATTGAAAATAAGCTTGACGAAGAAACCTTTGAATACTTCACCATCTTTTTTGTGAGTGGAAGCATTCATGTGATCAAGAAGTGGCTGGAAAATGGAATGAACAAAACACCCAAAGAAATGGCCGAGATTCTCAACAATTTCATCAACAAAGGCTTATCGGATTTACGATAG
- a CDS encoding RND family transporter → MSNIAARIIKHKKAVVIAFVLIAVISSVAQFFVSVNYNMVDYLPEDAESTQAMEIMEEEFSGSVPDTRVMLRDVSIPEALQYKEQLSAIDGVSDVIWMDDVVDLKIPLELADDETVENYYKEGNALLSISVNSGDEVKVTDAIYKLIGEDGAIAGEAINTASSQKMAGQESMNAALLLVPMIILILVISTTSWAEPLFFLTAIGVSVLINLGTNIFIGEVSFVTQSVAPILQLAVSLDYAVFLLHSFSDFRKTTDSPEEAMQLAMKKSFPAITASAATTFFGFIALTFMKFEIGSDLGLNLVKGILLSFISVMVFLPALTLLFYKWMDKTKHKSFVPDFTGFGKKVIKLKVPSLLLVFAILVPAFLAQSNTAFTYGFGEMPENTRAGSDAVAVEEAFGETTPIVLLVPKGDMAKEKELVENLEGLDYVTSVIAYVNQVGEAIPPDYLDKSVTNEFYSKNYSRIVINTNQGTEGDIPFSIVEKVEHLAADYYGDQAHTLGESVTLYDIKSTVSKDNIVVNVLTVVTIALVLLITFKSISIPVVLLLTIQSSVWINLSIPYFTDTPLVFVGYLIISTVQLAATVDYGILFTEAFQHYRKEMPARKAIVKTLDEKTFSISISAAILSSVGFILWITSSNPIVGAIGLLMGRGALLAFVMVVLFLPAMLLVFDKVIKKTTYKANFYEEK, encoded by the coding sequence ATGTCAAATATAGCAGCACGGATCATAAAACATAAGAAAGCAGTTGTCATTGCATTTGTTTTGATTGCGGTCATCTCGTCGGTGGCGCAGTTTTTTGTTTCGGTAAATTACAATATGGTAGATTACTTGCCAGAAGATGCTGAATCAACACAGGCGATGGAGATCATGGAAGAGGAGTTTTCCGGTTCTGTTCCGGATACGAGAGTCATGTTGAGGGATGTATCGATACCGGAAGCGCTTCAATATAAAGAACAACTCTCAGCCATTGACGGTGTTTCAGATGTCATTTGGATGGATGATGTCGTCGATCTGAAAATCCCTTTAGAGCTGGCAGACGACGAGACGGTAGAAAACTACTACAAAGAAGGTAATGCCCTGTTATCAATCAGTGTCAACTCCGGGGATGAAGTGAAAGTAACCGATGCCATCTATAAGCTGATTGGCGAAGATGGAGCGATTGCTGGGGAAGCCATCAATACGGCAAGCTCCCAAAAGATGGCGGGTCAGGAATCAATGAACGCGGCGCTCTTATTGGTTCCGATGATCATTCTGATTCTAGTCATCTCGACGACTTCATGGGCAGAGCCATTGTTTTTCCTGACAGCGATTGGGGTTTCAGTCCTGATCAATTTAGGAACCAACATCTTCATAGGGGAGGTTTCCTTTGTCACCCAATCGGTTGCGCCGATTTTACAGCTGGCCGTTTCACTCGATTATGCAGTGTTCCTGCTACATAGCTTTTCTGATTTTCGGAAGACGACCGACAGTCCGGAAGAAGCGATGCAGCTTGCGATGAAAAAGTCATTCCCAGCGATAACGGCAAGTGCCGCAACAACGTTTTTCGGGTTCATCGCCCTTACATTCATGAAGTTTGAAATTGGGTCTGATCTTGGGTTGAACCTGGTGAAGGGGATTCTCCTGAGTTTCATCAGTGTCATGGTCTTCTTACCTGCGTTAACTCTCTTATTTTATAAATGGATGGATAAAACAAAGCATAAGAGCTTCGTTCCTGACTTCACCGGTTTTGGAAAAAAAGTGATCAAACTGAAAGTTCCAAGCTTGCTTCTCGTTTTTGCCATCCTCGTTCCTGCCTTTTTGGCTCAAAGCAACACAGCCTTTACGTATGGCTTTGGGGAAATGCCGGAAAATACACGTGCTGGCAGTGACGCTGTAGCGGTAGAAGAAGCATTTGGGGAAACGACGCCGATCGTCCTTCTCGTACCTAAAGGAGATATGGCGAAAGAGAAGGAGCTCGTTGAAAATCTAGAAGGGCTCGACTATGTGACAAGTGTGATTGCGTATGTGAATCAGGTGGGCGAGGCAATCCCCCCTGATTACTTGGATAAATCGGTCACGAATGAATTTTACTCTAAAAACTACAGCCGTATCGTGATTAATACGAATCAAGGGACAGAGGGGGATATTCCTTTTTCGATTGTTGAAAAGGTTGAACATTTGGCTGCCGATTATTATGGCGATCAGGCACACACCCTGGGAGAAAGCGTGACGCTGTACGATATCAAAAGTACCGTATCAAAGGACAATATCGTGGTGAACGTGTTGACGGTCGTGACAATTGCCCTCGTGCTGCTGATCACGTTCAAATCGATTTCCATCCCAGTGGTCCTGCTCCTGACGATCCAATCCTCCGTCTGGATCAACTTGTCGATTCCATATTTTACTGATACGCCGCTCGTGTTTGTCGGCTATCTGATCATCAGTACGGTCCAGCTTGCAGCAACGGTGGATTACGGAATTCTTTTCACAGAGGCTTTCCAGCACTATCGCAAAGAAATGCCTGCTCGAAAAGCCATCGTAAAAACGTTGGATGAAAAGACCTTCTCCATATCCATCTCTGCAGCGATTCTATCCAGTGTCGGTTTCATTTTATGGATCACCTCTTCCAATCCGATTGTCGGAGCCATCGGTCTATTAATGGGCAGAGGGGCGTTGCTGGCCTTTGTGATGGTTGTGCTGTTCTTGCCTGCGATGCTGTTGGTATTCGATAAAGTCATTAAAAAAACGACCTATAAAGCAAACTTTTATGAGGAGAAATGA
- a CDS encoding YhgE/Pip domain-containing protein yields MRKKQVLYVALSFLIVLPSFLNSTAAVAGAEKTEGKVNSKEEVVYATLTANGELDNIYVVNTLDVARAGEILDHGQYSSVKNLTDLSELDQEGQTVRMDAPEGKFYYQGNMDKDTEIPWDVKVSYKLDGREVDPSELAGENGHVEISIDTNVNKAVDPVFYENYLLQVSLKLPNTYQNIEASDGMIANAGKNKQITFTVMPGKEEKLSVEADVKDFEFQGVEIAAVPSTLPIDTSKMENMTDDMSELSDAIGKLNDGVTDLDDGVAELNNGAGSLRDGSAQYKNGMNELGGSSSKLVGASRSIGDALGKINHALPADTGEMDLSGLKQLPDGLRQLADGLTKAANGLTTLQENYSKAYDALDGVIVEIPAEQVTKEEIAELYASGADPEVVDKLVDSYKASQKVKGTYSNVKGGFEAVEPTLTEVSGSVREMSKQLNSIADDLSASLERMDLSGLSELQKGLAALSSKYGEFHSGLVSYTKGVKELSNSYGKLHSGIVDLTGGTGELADGVGELHNGTEELHQETKDLPDQMQKEINKMISEYDKSDFKPLSFVSSKNEKVSSVQFVIKTESIEIGEKETKKKEPEEKKGFWDKLKALF; encoded by the coding sequence ATGAGAAAAAAACAAGTACTGTATGTAGCGCTTTCGTTCCTGATCGTCTTGCCTTCATTTCTTAATAGTACAGCTGCTGTGGCAGGAGCTGAAAAAACGGAAGGCAAAGTCAATTCGAAGGAAGAAGTGGTGTATGCAACGTTAACCGCCAATGGGGAACTCGATAACATCTATGTTGTAAATACGTTGGATGTGGCGCGGGCTGGAGAAATCCTTGATCATGGGCAGTACAGCAGCGTCAAGAATCTGACTGATTTATCGGAACTCGATCAAGAGGGGCAGACCGTCCGCATGGATGCTCCGGAAGGTAAATTCTATTATCAAGGAAACATGGATAAAGATACAGAAATTCCGTGGGATGTGAAGGTTTCTTATAAGTTGGATGGACGTGAAGTGGACCCATCGGAGCTTGCAGGAGAAAACGGCCATGTCGAAATCAGCATCGATACGAATGTGAATAAGGCTGTTGATCCGGTATTCTATGAAAACTATTTGCTGCAAGTTTCATTGAAGCTTCCGAATACGTATCAGAACATTGAAGCATCAGACGGAATGATTGCAAATGCAGGGAAAAATAAGCAGATCACGTTTACCGTCATGCCTGGAAAAGAGGAAAAACTCAGCGTAGAGGCGGATGTGAAGGACTTCGAATTCCAGGGAGTAGAAATCGCAGCTGTCCCATCAACTCTTCCAATCGATACATCGAAAATGGAAAACATGACAGATGACATGTCGGAATTATCCGATGCGATCGGAAAGCTGAATGACGGTGTTACAGATCTGGATGATGGCGTTGCCGAATTGAATAACGGAGCAGGAAGCCTTCGTGACGGTTCGGCTCAATATAAAAATGGAATGAACGAGTTGGGTGGTTCCTCTTCAAAACTCGTTGGGGCATCCCGTTCGATTGGAGATGCACTTGGGAAGATCAATCATGCCTTACCAGCGGATACCGGTGAGATGGACTTGTCAGGTCTGAAACAATTACCGGACGGTCTTCGACAATTGGCAGATGGCCTTACTAAAGCAGCGAATGGTTTAACAACCTTACAAGAGAACTACTCAAAGGCGTATGATGCGTTGGATGGGGTAATTGTGGAAATTCCTGCTGAACAGGTTACCAAGGAAGAAATCGCTGAATTGTATGCGAGCGGTGCTGATCCAGAAGTCGTTGATAAACTGGTAGATTCCTATAAAGCCTCCCAAAAAGTGAAAGGGACCTATTCCAATGTAAAAGGAGGCTTTGAAGCCGTAGAGCCAACTTTAACTGAGGTCAGCGGTTCGGTGCGAGAGATGAGTAAGCAATTGAATTCAATCGCAGATGATCTGTCTGCATCTCTTGAGAGGATGGATCTCAGCGGGCTGAGTGAATTGCAAAAAGGCTTAGCTGCTCTGTCCTCCAAGTATGGTGAATTCCATTCTGGATTAGTGAGTTATACAAAAGGGGTCAAAGAGTTATCCAATTCGTATGGCAAGCTGCATTCGGGTATTGTGGACTTAACAGGTGGTACAGGCGAATTAGCAGACGGCGTTGGTGAGCTTCATAACGGAACAGAAGAATTACATCAGGAAACGAAAGACTTGCCGGATCAGATGCAAAAGGAAATCAATAAGATGATCTCGGAATATGATAAATCCGATTTCAAACCATTATCCTTTGTGTCATCCAAGAATGAAAAAGTCTCTTCAGTCCAATTCGTGATAAAAACCGAAAGCATCGAAATAGGAGAAAAAGAAACGAAGAAAAAAGAACCCGAAGAAAAGAAAGGGTTCTGGGACAAATTAAAAGCCTTGTTTTAG
- a CDS encoding ABC transporter ATP-binding protein produces the protein MTSIIQTKNLSKSYGKTPVLKNIDLTIEQGEFTAIMGPSGSGKTTLMNTLSTIDTFNGGDVWIEGKSLLDLKRKDMREFRQKRMGFLFQDYNLLDTLTVKENILLPLSLQKTPVVEMEKRLSKLIDALNIDSILEHYPSEISGGQKQRTAAARAIITNPGIVFADEPTGALDSRSATQLLEQIQFLNEAFGTTVLMITHDPYASSYCERVIFLKDGKIVNEMFKGEQSVKEFFDRILTVQSTIGGDRR, from the coding sequence ATGACAAGCATTATACAGACAAAGAATTTATCGAAATCTTACGGAAAAACACCAGTCTTAAAAAATATCGATTTGACAATTGAACAGGGGGAATTCACCGCGATCATGGGCCCTTCTGGATCAGGAAAAACGACATTGATGAACACCCTCTCAACCATCGACACCTTTAACGGCGGGGATGTTTGGATCGAAGGGAAATCGTTATTGGATTTGAAAAGGAAGGACATGAGGGAATTCCGGCAAAAACGAATGGGATTTCTTTTTCAAGATTACAATCTACTGGATACATTAACAGTGAAAGAAAATATCCTGCTTCCACTTTCGTTACAAAAAACACCTGTTGTAGAAATGGAGAAGCGGTTATCGAAATTGATTGATGCGTTGAATATTGACTCGATTTTAGAGCATTATCCGTCTGAAATTTCTGGCGGTCAAAAGCAGCGGACGGCAGCAGCACGGGCGATCATCACCAATCCAGGGATCGTGTTTGCCGATGAACCGACGGGTGCACTAGATTCCCGGTCTGCTACCCAATTGTTAGAGCAAATTCAATTTCTCAATGAGGCATTTGGGACCACGGTTCTCATGATTACCCACGATCCGTATGCATCAAGTTATTGCGAACGTGTGATATTTCTCAAGGATGGGAAAATCGTAAATGAAATGTTTAAAGGAGAACAATCGGTAAAAGAATTCTTCGACCGGATCCTGACGGTTCAAAGCACCATAGGGGGCGACCGAAGATGA
- a CDS encoding ABC transporter permease gives MNLIDLSWRNMKRNFRLYTIYFISMLVGVVIYFTFSGLMFNDDVVAAIENKENYKTVISIASVIVFLFIVFFIMYANSFFMKQRKKEFGMYLLYGMKERQVATMVFFETLFLSAISVTCGILIGGLLSKFFGMVLMNLMHYNEEISFSFPIEAIVSTVVLFALLIVFITVQSYFSVRRVQLVELFHAKEKMEKPLTFSMPLAILSIILIVASYYTITIAGDTDIWKDHFKETMIATTIAMIVGTYLFFRQFTGWILQKMSRSKNYFNGNKMLWISSLRFSIQGNTINFTFNSLISAIVIFSVGFIAVDYAVKGEVVKKEFPNHIAFSTQDAETQKQIEEIMNDSHPIIDHETITGIRTEEIPNRKTFYSHPEYYTEEFYLFPESQLNAIVDLREVGEKVDIEGAEAIVLSRGIDKPTKYKSPLPEITVFEDETFRVVEKIRYPLLSIPTSPSGDTDPQPSALVISDNAFEDLKENHTLSSFEIYKIEDPKTSNDVSRNIYDIVTEKDGAYYSAYIDMYSIDTESSSLLLFSVAFFAVIALFALGSVIYFKQLREATEEREHYAILRKIGVGDKEIKKIIRKQLLFVFLPPLILGLVHSWYLLYYTVILVIKDLPSLTTIIFSVMGLYVLTYFIFYVSSTSIYYKIINEKNT, from the coding sequence ATGAATTTAATCGATTTATCATGGAGGAATATGAAACGGAACTTCCGTTTGTATACCATATATTTCATTTCCATGCTTGTTGGGGTTGTCATTTACTTTACCTTTTCAGGTTTAATGTTCAACGATGATGTTGTTGCAGCAATTGAAAATAAAGAAAACTACAAAACGGTCATTTCCATTGCCTCGGTTATCGTTTTTTTGTTTATCGTGTTCTTCATTATGTACGCAAACTCATTTTTTATGAAGCAGCGCAAAAAAGAGTTTGGCATGTATTTACTTTACGGAATGAAAGAAAGACAAGTTGCCACAATGGTCTTTTTTGAAACGCTATTTTTAAGCGCGATTTCTGTAACCTGCGGCATATTGATCGGTGGATTGCTTTCGAAATTTTTCGGAATGGTCTTAATGAACTTGATGCACTACAATGAGGAGATTTCTTTTTCTTTTCCAATTGAAGCGATCGTCTCGACTGTTGTGTTATTCGCTTTATTAATCGTTTTTATTACGGTTCAAAGTTATTTCAGCGTCCGTCGCGTACAATTAGTCGAATTGTTTCATGCAAAAGAAAAAATGGAAAAACCGCTTACATTTTCCATGCCTTTGGCGATCTTGTCGATCATCTTGATTGTTGCGTCCTACTACACGATTACCATAGCCGGAGATACAGACATTTGGAAAGACCATTTTAAAGAGACAATGATTGCTACAACAATTGCGATGATTGTCGGAACGTATTTATTTTTCCGCCAGTTTACCGGTTGGATATTACAAAAAATGAGTCGGAGTAAAAATTATTTCAATGGCAACAAAATGTTATGGATTTCTTCCCTTCGATTTTCGATTCAAGGAAATACAATAAATTTTACCTTCAATTCACTGATCAGTGCCATTGTTATCTTTTCAGTCGGATTTATCGCTGTGGATTACGCCGTGAAAGGTGAGGTTGTAAAAAAAGAATTTCCAAACCATATTGCCTTTTCGACCCAGGATGCTGAGACGCAAAAACAAATTGAAGAAATCATGAATGACTCACATCCCATTATCGATCATGAAACAATCACGGGAATTCGAACAGAAGAAATCCCAAACAGAAAAACGTTTTATAGCCATCCCGAATATTACACAGAGGAGTTTTACCTTTTCCCTGAGTCGCAATTAAATGCAATAGTCGATTTACGTGAAGTTGGTGAAAAAGTAGATATAGAAGGGGCAGAAGCCATTGTCCTATCGAGAGGAATAGATAAACCGACAAAATATAAAAGCCCTCTGCCTGAAATTACCGTTTTTGAAGATGAAACATTCCGGGTAGTCGAAAAAATACGATACCCGTTATTAAGCATCCCGACGAGTCCAAGTGGAGATACCGATCCTCAACCTTCTGCACTCGTTATTTCAGACAATGCTTTTGAGGACTTAAAAGAAAATCATACCCTTTCTTCATTTGAAATTTATAAAATCGAAGATCCGAAAACATCCAATGACGTATCCCGAAACATTTACGATATCGTCACGGAAAAAGATGGAGCCTATTATTCAGCCTATATCGATATGTATTCCATTGATACTGAGTCGTCATCTTTACTATTGTTCTCTGTCGCGTTTTTTGCAGTCATTGCATTATTTGCCTTAGGCAGTGTCATTTACTTCAAGCAGTTACGCGAAGCTACAGAAGAGCGGGAGCACTACGCAATATTACGGAAAATCGGCGTCGGCGACAAAGAAATCAAAAAGATCATCCGGAAACAATTACTGTTCGTCTTTTTACCGCCGCTTATACTTGGGTTGGTACACAGCTGGTATCTTTTATATTACACCGTCATACTGGTGATAAAAGATTTACCGTCCTTAACGACGATCATATTTTCTGTCATGGGATTGTATGTGTTGACGTATTTCATCTTTTACGTATCATCAACATCGATCTACTACAAAATCATCAACGAAAAAAACACATGA
- a CDS encoding HAMP domain-containing sensor histidine kinase, protein MNFSRYLSYEKPYVYLYLTGFLISAAVFFTGTNGSLVWGTFFYAFTLSSIVLLGYLLFRYQQHIRVIRRMKSEDYESLSLEGEFAKAHIDELKKQHIRDMNRIQDKQKEHYDFIVSWFHEIKTPISVLRLLQQTDMDANSLREEIAKIENYVDQALYYAKLDSFNQDYDIQNCDLIQISKESIKAHSKTFFSKKVRMDIKADALKVQSDPKWLKFIVNQLVTNSLKYTEHGGEIAISAFESPKEKQLLIRDNGIGISQKDLPRIFNRGFTGETGRTHTKSTGMGLYLAQQLANKLGHHITCTSKVGVYTQFIIHFPIDSDPYLALQKTHEE, encoded by the coding sequence ATGAACTTCTCACGCTATCTATCCTATGAAAAGCCTTATGTCTATCTATATCTAACTGGATTTCTGATCTCAGCTGCAGTATTCTTCACAGGCACCAATGGCAGTTTGGTCTGGGGAACATTCTTCTATGCCTTTACCTTGTCTTCGATTGTGTTGCTAGGATATTTATTATTTCGCTACCAGCAACATATACGTGTGATCCGTAGAATGAAAAGTGAGGATTATGAAAGCTTGTCCCTGGAAGGAGAATTCGCTAAAGCCCACATCGATGAGCTGAAAAAACAACATATACGGGATATGAATAGGATTCAAGACAAACAGAAGGAGCATTATGATTTCATCGTTTCCTGGTTCCATGAAATCAAAACGCCGATTTCGGTTCTTCGCCTATTACAGCAAACCGATATGGATGCCAATAGCTTAAGGGAAGAGATTGCGAAGATTGAAAATTACGTCGATCAAGCTCTTTATTACGCCAAGCTCGACAGCTTCAATCAGGATTACGATATCCAAAATTGTGACCTCATCCAGATTTCGAAAGAGAGCATCAAGGCTCATTCGAAAACCTTCTTTTCAAAAAAAGTACGAATGGATATAAAGGCAGATGCACTCAAGGTTCAAAGTGATCCTAAATGGCTGAAGTTCATCGTCAATCAGTTAGTGACGAATAGTCTGAAATATACTGAACATGGCGGGGAGATTGCCATATCAGCATTCGAATCCCCCAAAGAAAAACAGCTGCTGATCCGTGACAACGGGATTGGGATCAGCCAAAAAGATCTGCCTCGGATTTTCAATCGTGGCTTTACCGGAGAAACGGGACGGACGCATACGAAGTCCACCGGGATGGGTTTATATTTGGCCCAACAATTAGCGAACAAGCTCGGCCATCATATCACCTGTACATCTAAGGTCGGCGTATATACCCAATTCATTATTCACTTCCCGATCGATAGCGATCCGTATTTAGCATTACAAAAAACACATGAGGAGTAA
- a CDS encoding response regulator transcription factor gives MYKIMMIEDDEKIRRIVADSLKKWQYDVVEVSRFDQVLTEFEQKDPHLVLLDINLPVFDGYYWCQQIRSISKVPIIFLSSRDQNMDIIMAINMGGDDFIQKPFDLDILLAKINALLRRKYAYQEDENIRFYHRGMRLNVTNSTIEYKGQTTELSRNEFILLQLMMRNLGKIVSREDLMQALWNEDQFVDDNTLTVNVNRLRKKIAALGLEAFIVTRKGMGYLIE, from the coding sequence ATGTATAAAATAATGATGATTGAAGACGATGAAAAGATCAGACGGATTGTCGCTGATTCATTGAAAAAGTGGCAGTATGATGTGGTGGAAGTATCCCGATTTGACCAGGTGCTGACTGAATTTGAGCAGAAAGATCCCCACCTCGTTCTATTGGATATCAATCTTCCGGTTTTTGATGGATATTACTGGTGCCAGCAGATACGCTCCATTTCTAAAGTGCCGATCATCTTCCTTTCATCGAGAGATCAGAATATGGATATCATTATGGCGATCAATATGGGTGGAGATGATTTTATCCAGAAGCCATTTGATTTGGATATCCTATTAGCTAAGATCAATGCCCTTCTCCGTAGGAAATATGCCTATCAGGAAGACGAGAACATTCGATTCTACCATAGGGGTATGAGATTGAATGTTACCAATTCCACAATCGAATATAAAGGACAAACAACAGAATTGAGCAGGAATGAATTCATCCTTTTACAATTGATGATGCGGAATCTCGGAAAAATTGTTTCGCGCGAAGACTTGATGCAAGCACTATGGAATGAAGACCAATTCGTCGATGACAACACACTCACCGTGAACGTGAACCGGTTACGTAAGAAAATAGCTGCTCTTGGACTTGAAGCGTTCATTGTCACCCGTAAAGGAATGGGGTATTTGATCGAATGA
- a CDS encoding DUF4317 domain-containing protein: MNKKDIAGLRRQLKVDNDLLKISDIFNVYIMKETTDIYHHQSQPFEMLDKDQQELFINNFKKLLTGQLDEKLFELKFKREADSQLILHKGLLSSEVEDWKDQMLQMTEKMIKDHPYEKDVVITFIKAEYLKPMKKRNEEAEESERDAVYSHPFILCSINKTQESKKELVFDYVEKQFKYNIDVDSVIDLATPMTGFLFPCFSNGASDVNHVLYASEKTNEPDHRFTEEVLNSEHTITAKEDKEVFEEVMRDVMGDQLTPSTLANVYREINTMVEENEEDEEPKLDYKNVERVLNQSGGEQVDSEKVKAAFERITENESYELKASSVVPKYKSKSIKIQTKVANISISPQDLEYVRQVNYKGKRCIMIEIEEDAEIEGFKMLPEAFGE; encoded by the coding sequence ATGAATAAAAAAGACATAGCGGGTCTCCGCAGACAATTAAAAGTGGATAATGATTTATTGAAGATCTCTGACATTTTTAACGTGTATATCATGAAAGAAACAACAGATATTTATCATCATCAAAGCCAGCCGTTCGAAATGCTGGATAAGGACCAGCAGGAGCTTTTCATTAATAACTTTAAGAAACTGCTGACAGGACAGTTAGATGAAAAGTTGTTTGAACTGAAATTCAAGCGAGAAGCAGACAGTCAGCTCATTTTACATAAAGGGTTACTGAGCAGCGAAGTCGAGGACTGGAAGGATCAAATGCTTCAAATGACTGAAAAAATGATCAAAGACCATCCGTATGAAAAAGATGTTGTCATCACCTTCATTAAAGCTGAATACTTGAAGCCAATGAAAAAACGTAATGAAGAAGCTGAGGAAAGTGAACGGGACGCGGTTTACTCCCACCCCTTCATCCTTTGCAGCATCAACAAAACACAGGAATCGAAAAAAGAGTTGGTGTTCGACTATGTCGAGAAGCAGTTCAAATACAACATCGATGTAGATTCAGTCATTGATCTTGCCACACCGATGACAGGATTTCTTTTCCCTTGCTTCTCCAACGGTGCATCCGACGTGAACCATGTTTTATACGCTTCTGAGAAAACGAATGAACCTGATCATAGATTCACAGAAGAAGTCCTGAACAGTGAACATACGATAACAGCGAAAGAGGATAAAGAAGTGTTTGAGGAAGTGATGAGGGATGTAATGGGCGACCAGCTTACCCCCTCTACCCTTGCGAACGTTTATCGAGAAATCAATACGATGGTCGAAGAAAACGAAGAAGATGAAGAACCGAAGCTCGATTACAAGAATGTGGAGCGTGTCTTGAACCAAAGCGGAGGTGAACAAGTCGATTCCGAAAAAGTAAAAGCCGCTTTCGAGAGAATCACCGAAAACGAATCCTATGAACTGAAAGCAAGCAGCGTCGTACCAAAATACAAATCAAAATCGATCAAAATCCAAACGAAGGTAGCGAATATCTCCATCAGCCCACAAGACCTCGAATACGTCAGGCAAGTCAATTACAAAGGGAAACGCTGTATCATGATCGAAATCGAAGAAGATGCAGAAATCGAAGGATTCAAGATGCTTCCTGAGGCTTTTGGGGAGTGA
- a CDS encoding DUF6526 family protein, with product MNEQNYKNHRMIDPLYHRGIGLLTLIMLILSIIFIIQNIGSQLLLSLVILSMLITVILIVIKLRLYVLKLQDRIIRDEETFRFYRLTGNLLDPKLSHKQVIALRFASDDEYPDLVERALSENLSPDEIKKAVQNWRADHHRV from the coding sequence TTGAACGAACAAAACTATAAGAATCATAGAATGATTGATCCCTTATACCATAGAGGAATCGGACTTCTCACTCTCATCATGCTGATTTTATCGATCATCTTCATTATCCAAAACATCGGGAGTCAGCTGCTGCTCAGCCTTGTCATCCTATCGATGCTCATCACGGTCATCCTTATTGTCATCAAATTAAGACTATATGTACTCAAACTCCAGGATCGGATCATCCGGGACGAGGAGACCTTCCGCTTTTATCGGTTGACGGGGAATCTATTGGACCCGAAGCTTTCCCACAAGCAAGTCATTGCGCTTCGATTTGCTTCAGATGATGAATACCCGGATCTGGTTGAACGTGCATTGTCTGAAAACCTTTCACCAGATGAAATCAAAAAGGCGGTTCAGAATTGGCGCGCCGACCATCATCGCGTATAA